atcatatatattatatatttcaTTGTATGAGCTTGATTGATATTTCATGGATTACCTAATTATGGTTTACTCATGTAATGTTTTTCAAGATTACATGGGTTGAGCATGTAGATGCGGACTGCAGGGGTATCAGCGCTATGTATCAACCTCTGCTAGATTCTAGTATAGGATTTGGAGCCAAAAGATGGATCTCTACCCTAGAAAGAAGGTGTCGACAAATGGGAAATGACATCTCGCTAAAGGCCCCTCTAGGAGAATACAATCAACTAGGTACATAAATGAAACTTGCACTAGTAGAATTTCACTTAAAATTCCTGCTGCTCCATCATAAAATTGAATCTCCTATATGCATTTATGTTTTTCACACAGTGATGTCAAGTGATGAAAGAGCTCAGACAGTTCTATTGAAGCTTGCTGCAAAAATGGTGTTAAACTTTAACTCAGGAATTAGTGGTTTAATCGGGAACTGGAAAGAACTATCCGGACATTCTACTGACGACAATATTAGGGTCATGACAAGAATGAATATGAGAGATCATAGCCTACCTAGGGGTACTCTGATATCTGCTGCTTCATCAATTTGGCTTCCAGTGCCACCGAAGTCTGTGTTTGATTTTCTCCGCAATCACAACTCAGGAAGCGAGGTATCTTTACCTGAAATTAAATGCATTACCACTTTTAACTGCAATTAGAAAGAACTTTTCATTATTCGGTCTTCTTAAATTATCATCTATAGGTAAATTATGTTATCTTCATTAGGTTCAAGGCATTATATCAGTGCACATATAGAGACTTCAGACGAATTTATGATTGTAACTAGACTTCATTATCTAAACTGTCTATATAAGTACAACAACTTTCCTTACATTGTTATGCCAAATTGAAGCAAATTTACATGCATCTATATAGTTAGATTCCAAATTAGCTGTTATTCCATGTTGTACGCTGACAACTAATCATTAGACCTTAATATTCCACGTACAGCCGCTGATTCCATACCCCGGTAGGGAATGGGAGGTCCTCTCCGGTGAAACTGCTGTTGAACAAGTGTGTCACATTACCAAAGGCCATGAAGCTAGCTATTCTGTTTCAATACACAAGGTTCTGGTAAGTGCATATGTAGAAAGTTTTCATTTCATTATCAGTAGAAGTAAAAAGGAAATAatgattttcttatttataacGATCACAAATTCGTTGTAGGCTGAGAACTCAAGCCAAGAGAACATACTATTACTGCAAGAGAGTTGCAGTGATCCAGTGGCTTCATACATTGTCTTTTCCCGCCTAAGAACTGAGGATATGCATCTGATACTGAATGGAATAAGTTCCCAATATCGACCCCTTCTTCCATCGGGATTTGCAGTGCATCCTGATGGACCTGCTACTGGAACAGAAGGATCCGGAGGATCGTTATTGACCGTTTCGTTTCAGCTATTGGTCGATGATTCTCCGACATTCGTACCGCCCGCTGAAATGCATTCCCAAGCAGCAGACCTCATCAACCTCACGACGGAGAGGATTAAAGTAGCAGTGGAGGAATTCTTATCTCAGGCAGCGCTGCTTGCTTCCATGAATGAGGCCTAATAGAAATGAGGTTGCTATTTCATCATTTGTGTAATCATTAAACATGACAAGTTATTGACAAAGTGCCTTGCTGGATCAAACTAGGTGAAGTGCCACCTTCCTACTGGTCTCGTGATGGTTTAACCATGATTTCTCAGCTCATTGGAAAGCCTATTAAGTTTGATGAAATTACTGCACGTTTTGAATCTTTGAAATTTGCTCGAGTCCAATTTGAACTTGAATATTCTGCACCTAGACCTTCATGTGTATGGGTACCTATTATTATCAAAAAAGGTGTAGAGGAGAGACTTTGAGTAAGTATTGAATATTCCCAGTTGTCGCATTCTTGTAGTATATGCAAAGCTTTTGGCCACTCGTTGACAAGATGCAATGATAACCCTGACAGAGAAGTTCCGCAACCAAAAAGGCCAAGACACCAACTGCAAAATACAAATGAAAAGAAGGGTGATAAGGGAGACAAGGAGAGAGGTACTGATCAGGGAACAAGTCAAGAGACAGAAGCTATGGAGAAAGAGCAGTGTGAAAATTATCTTCTAAACAGAGAAATGATATCATTTGTGGTGGGTAAATTTATGGGTTGTGATGTCGTTATGGATGAGGATCAAATTGTTAAAGAGGCAACAAATGATGATCAAAAGGAAGATGCTGGTTTAGCAGACTCAAATATGGTTACTACTAATGTTTTGATGGGCTGTTTGACTCAGAAAATGATAGTAGAGAAAACATCTTTGGTGTATACTAATGTGGAGATTTACCCACCTGATACAGCAAGATAACAAGGTAACCCAGTCAACTGCTTTGGTTGTGATTCATGAGCCACTTTGCACTGAAAATGTGTTTGAGACTCGAAGCAGTTTAGAAGATGGTGAATTTGTACTTATTTCCGGTGTTATCTAACTAAAAAAATTCAAAACAATACACAATATAACAAATATGAGTAATAAAAATATagtgtatatataaatataaatatatactcaatcaatattttttaaaaaaaaattattatttagttgataaaagataattaatattaaaataagaatCTGATATTGCAAGGGGTTGCGAAGTTATCAATTTAGATTAATTTATACATTGTAATATTGGATATTTATGTATTATGTCTCAGTTCATGTCTCTTTACTTTTCATCTTTTTGTTACTATTTGCTAGATGTTTAAGAAATTTTAAAACCCGATTCAATCcagaaaaaaaatgaaaagtcTGATTTAAACATAGTCTCACTCGGTTTGATACGGACACGGGCCTTAAACGAGTCTCTTTTTTATTCTAAATTTGGATCAATCCAAAATTCAAAAAATTCAGATAAAATCCTAGACTTAAAAAGTCTAAATAAAAGTTCTATTCGATCCTTAGAAGCCCAGATTTTTTAAAACGGCTGAAAAATATGATTTTCTTTCTATATAAATTCTAGAAATGTacaaaaattttaataaatttttaaaaagcATATTAAATTATACTATGAGAATCAAGACAAGTTATAATTCATTGGTTTTTGATTTAATACAATAAATAACATTTATGAAGATTAATAACTGAGAAGTCTAAATGTAATATAAAGGAATATTATTTATTTCGGTATCTAAATTATTCTAATTCAAGATattatttgtttttttttgtaAACAAGCCACGGTTTAAAGCACGGACACGAACTAATATTGATATATAAATAAATGGGTTAAACATAAATCGGATGACTAATTGCGTCCAAATATCTCATTCATTGCAAATTTGACTCAAACGGGTCattaattaacttaatttgaACATTTCGATACagtcaaaaattaaaattatacaaAATTGAAAAATGGTAACATAGGATGGTAGAGCTCGTTTTGGAATTCAATACGATTACTAAAATTTTCTATTTGGCTCACAGAATAATGATGATATCTGACATTGATTGTCCGAACTTGTGTTATTTTCAAAACTTAGAAGATTAAAAACGAGATTTAATCATGATTTTGTGAGTCAAAAAACaagttttaataattatattgAAGTCCAGAATGACCCCTACCATCATGTGTTAAGATTTTTGGATTCTGACTAGTTTTAGTTTTCGACTTTAACGGAATGACCAAATTAAGTTAATTGATGATCATTTTGAGTCAAAATTGCAATGAGTAATTTACTTGAATTTTTTGGACGCAGTTAGTCACCTACCTACCTGATATTTAACCCAcaaatgaataaataaatattttgattaaaagtaTGGTTCTTGCCGGCTGGCATGCAAACCTAAAATGGGCCTCTTATTCTCGAGGAAACTTGacccgattttttaaaaaaaatcgactTTATTCCAGTGGCGGACGGGTGAGTAACGCGTAAGAACCTGCCTTGGGAGGGGAACAACAGCTATAAACTATGAATTTTTTGAAGAGCGAATTAAACCCAATCTACTAGATCTTTGGAAAATATTATTTTCAGAGCAAAATTTTTATTTTCAGAGCAAAAAAAGACTGAAATGACAAAATTGCCCCTCCTGCATTCACAATAAAAGCCCTGAAAAATATGAATATAAGGATAATTTGGTCTTTTTGCACATAAAAAAAGAGCTCCGAAAATAACATTTTCCTAAATCTTTTTTGCATGTTTGCTTGTCCATGCCGCATAACTAAATACTGGTCAATATCAAATACAATTAAATAATTGATCTTAGATGGGGAATGAAACTATTTTATCTCAAATAATGTGTTTTATAGGCCGGGGTTAAAATATGATTAAAGATTAAAAAAAACCGTTAGTTGGTAAAATGACCATaacaaactaaaattaaattaatagatTAATTAAGTGTAGTGAACTATTTTTGCAAATTAGTTATATGCTgttattttttaacaaaattGGAGAGTAAAAATGCAATTACCTcttaaaatatatttaacaaaaaagcaaatctattattaaaaaatattaaaattaaacaatccatatttttaattttgaagAAGAATGTTAATTAATATTAGTATCAATCATTCCGTAAACTGAAACTAAGTCTTAGATTAATTCAAGACATTTTTTAGTAATtcttttttgaaaaaatatatacttttctttaactaaattaatattaaaaatttaaataacTCTAAAAGATAATGCATAATATGTTTTAGAAACCACTTAAGCTATGTTTGGTTTAATAATATTGGGGTTGAAATAGATAAAAGTAGATTAAATCACGGGGATATGCCCGGTTATATTTTAATTCttctataaaaatataatttgaaaTAGTTTAATTTCAATATGTGTTATATTTATATCATGTTATGATACTGagatataaaataaaaataaaaatataaacaccTAAAAAGAGTATGACAAATTATAagattttttaattaattatataagtATATAATAAATTGATGAATATTTAAATTAGTGAAAAAGAGAATTAGTGGAGACTTTAAAAATGAGAAGGgagaaatgagaaatgagaaatgAGGAAAAGAGAGAATAAATGGAGGTTATAAATGAAAGATGGACAttcaaaatataattaattaggAAAAAATGTTAATGGAAGATGAGACACACGTAGGATTTGATGATTTGAGCTATTTAATGAGAATTTGACATATAAGCAACGATGACATCAGCTGTACTATCTTTTAGTATAATGTAGACTCGTATCATATCATGTGTTTTgttgaaattttttattttaaaatccatTTTTCAAATTCATGAGATATAGGGTTTTGAAAACCATCATATGAGCTATCAAACCCTTGATATCATTTATCACAAGGGCTGAGACTCATTACAcgtattttattatatttttcattttttttctctcGCTCTGCTGATGTCGACTGCGATACACTATTCAAACGCGCCGACAAGCACTACATGAATTTCATGATTCCAACAGAGCCATATTTTATCATTTGCCTCTTGGTTTGCCAATGAAAAGTTAAAACTAATTCTGTTGGGGAAGATCTTTCAGAACTAAAGCTTTCGCTCTTTATTAGAGCCAGGTGCTCTTATTTTACGACGGGAGGGACGATTGCTTTCATTACTGACCAGAAAGACACCAAATTCTCCTTTAGGTGCTTCAACATCATCTCTTTCGGTTCTTCGGCCATCCAGAGGTGTATATTCCCATTCTGCCTGGATCGAGTATCAGAAGTCATATCGTTTCTACTTTTTCGAGAAAACCGGTCTTCGGGTAATGTCAAATGCACTGTGTTAACAAGTAGGGTTCATAGCTCTTGGTTGGATGATTGACACGAAGGGAGAATAAGCTATCGACCAGTGTCTTCTAGAAAGAGTCTAAATAACATCGCCAAAAAAAAGTCAATCAACGAAACCGGTAAGAAACAGAATTGACAAAATTCACCAgtgaaaaaataaaaatattgtaGGAAATATAAAGGAGAAAGAGCAATGAATCCCCTTTGATTTCTCTATTTATAGAGTAAGCGCGCAGTCAGTGTAGCATCTATTGTTCCCGTTCCTGTTGCTGGAGTGTTACAGGACGTTGACATTGGCCAATGAGGAGATTCGGCGGCAAAGAGCTGCTCGAAAAGGGTCATGGTTGGCCCAGTACATCCTCTTGTGCCTCGCCCCTCTCTCTAAAGGGTCTTGGTGCCGAAGAAGGACAGTTGTTGAATCTCGTGCAAGTTAGGTTTTGGTTGTATTGGCTGCAAGCGGAACGTAGGCGCTTTAGGTGTGTATTGACCATGCTGCTTTAACCAGTCCCGCAAGTCAGGAAAACTCTGG
This region of Apium graveolens cultivar Ventura unplaced genomic scaffold, ASM990537v1 ctg7076, whole genome shotgun sequence genomic DNA includes:
- the LOC141703754 gene encoding homeobox-leucine zipper protein ROC1-like, whose protein sequence is MFYEIVPKARTVDVLMNPEGATDYDGTLQVMAATYQLSTPLVPNRETYFARYCKRYSENDWIVVDVSLDSVHQVPVTGCKKRPSGCLIHELPDGFSQITWVEHVDADCRGISAMYQPLLDSSIGFGAKRWISTLERRCRQMGNDISLKAPLGEYNQLVMSSDERAQTVLLKLAAKMVLNFNSGISGLIGNWKELSGHSTDDNIRVMTRMNMRDHSLPRGTLISAASSIWLPVPPKSVFDFLRNHNSGSEPLIPYPGREWEVLSGETAVEQVCHITKGHEASYSVSIHKVLAENSSQENILLLQESCSDPVASYIVFSRLRTEDMHLILNGISSQYRPLLPSGFAVHPDGPATGTEGSGGSLLTVSFQLLVDDSPTFVPPAEMHSQAADLINLTTERIKVAVEEFLSQAALLASMNEA